The segment ACTTTGCAGCCTTGTGAAAATGTTGGATTCCAGTTGCCCACTCAATCTCTCCAGTATCTTCCATCTCAATTGGCTGACACATAGATACCTTGGCCCATATGCTAGCAAGGACTTGGTTGAGGTGCCTCAGGCCACTTGCCTCGTGGGATAGAAACGTCACCTGAACTCCATTGTCCAAAGTCATGTAGTCCACTTCATCCACAATCACCATGTCGAACCTCCTCTCCCCACGTGTGGTGTCCTTCTCGAATTCCTGCCTCAATGCGTCTGCTGCAAAGCTGCCAACGGTTCCGTAAACTAATTGTTTCCTGTAAGCCTCCTGTAGCCTACTATCCCTGCTTTCAGGGGAGCTTCCCTGTATCTGTGGTGGTGGCACAACAGAGGATGTGACACCAAACATGTCATACAGTTTCTTCCACTCCTCTTGGTCTCGCGAGCAAGGACTGGAGAACTGGTCACAATGTCAACCTTAGTGCCGCGGATGGCCTGGATGGTGGCAAACATAGCCAAGATGCAAGATTTTCCTTCACCTGTGCCGATTTCCAGAAGGATACCTTTTTTCCCTGTTAACTTTGGTAGAAGGAGCATGAGCAGTGATGCCAACTGAGTGAGTCGGGGAAAGTAGCCTTCTATTTTCTCAGCAGTGAGCAGTGACGCCAGCGGAGTGATGCAGGAAAGTAGCCTTCTATGTTCTTACCGTTTTGGAGTGTAAATGGTTGAGCAGTCTTGCACAGCAATAGACATCCTTATTAGGACCTCCTTGAGAACAGCAAGGTCAGGGTTAGTAAAATCCAGAGACTTGATCATCTGCTTTGCTTCCTCTATCTTTACCTGATCCAAGTCCTCCTTTGCATGTTTTGGAAGCTCCTCTGTCATATATCCTAGAATTTCCTCCATTATGGACAGTATTTTCTCTGGGTACTTTTCATTTTCGCATTTCATTCACAATGGTGTTGGCATCCTTGTCCCCTTCTGCCTCAGCATACCATTGTAGAGAGTTGACAGGCTCTTTTTCTTTCagggcagagagagtagagagaagatcCAGCTTGTTCGTCCGCACTGTATGAAGGATTGAGGTTGCTAACTCTTGGTTTATGCCTGGAAACACCCTCGCAAAAAGAGCAGAATTTCTGAAGGTGTCCAGATCATGTTGAAGAGAATTTGACTAAGGAGCCCCTTGTTTTTCTCTGACACCTCTGTGAACATGTCAAGAATGCTCAGAACAAGTTGCTGAACCACTGTGGGATTGGTGCTGTACAGCTGTTCAAGAAGACGGATGAGAAAGTCATACTTCTGGTCCCAGTCAGGTAGTTGGACCTCTCTACTGTCTGTGTCCGAGTCGTTGGTCAACGTTAGCTCTGCCACAGCCGTGAGGATGCTAAACCTCTCGGTGAGTGATTGCTCTCCTTGGCTGATAGCACGATCTATGGTCAACTGACACCAGATGGACAGTTGAGGCTCTCCAAAGTATTGAAGGCTTAGCTCATTCTGAAGATTTTTCATTCGGTTTTCAAGTTTGTCCTCTTGCATGCTTTTGTCTTCAGTGATCTTGTATTTCTTCAGAAGCTCTTCAAACTTATTTTTCAAGTGCCCTGGCTAGAATAAAATGGTTCCAACACAAAAAAGTGTAAAGAAAATGAATGTTTTAGTACAGATGcaataaaaaatgtatgtgtCATACTAGAAACACGTTTTCTATTAGTGGTGGTGCCATGTAAATTGGCAACTGTATGTAAATATGAAGAAACTATATTTTCagaaaaatacactgctcaaaaagataaagggaacactaaaataacacatcctcgatctgaatgaatgaatgaaataatcttattaaatacttttttctttacatagttgaatgtgctgactacaaaatcacacaaaaagtatcaatggaaatcaaatttatcaacccatggaggtctggatttggagtcaccctcaaattaaagttgaaaaccacactacaggctgatccaactttgatgtaatgtccttaaaacaagtcaaaatgagtctcagtagtgtgtgtgtggcctccacgtgcctgtatgacctccctacaacgcctgggcatgctcctgatgaggtggcggatggtcttctgagggatctcctcccagacctggactaaagcatccgccaactcctggacaatctgtggtgcaacgtggcgttggtggatggagcgagacatgatgtcccagatgtgctcaattggattcaggtctggggaacgggcgggccagtccatagcatcaatgccttcttcttgcaggaactgctgacacactccagccacatgaggtctagcattgtcttgcattaggaggaacccagggccaactgcaccagcatatggtctcacaaggggtctgaggatctcatctcggtacctaatggcagtcaggctacctctggcgagcacatggagggctgtgcggcccccaaagaaatgccaccccacaccatgactgacccaccgccaaaccggtcatgctggaggatgttgcaggcagcagaacgtttctccacgggcgtctccagactctgttacgtctgtcacatgtgctcagtgtgaacctgctttcatctgtgaagagcacagggtgccagtggcgaaattgccaatcttggtgttctctggcaaatgccaaacatcctgcacggtgttgggctgtaagcataacccccacctgtggacgtcgggccctcataccaccctcatggagtctgtttttgaccgtttgagcagacacatgcacatttgtggcctgctggaggtcattttgcagggatctggcagtgctcctccttgcacaaaggcggaggtagcagtcctgctgccgggttgttgccctcctacggcctcctccacgtctcctgatgtactggcctgtctcctggtagcgcctccatgctctggacactacgctgacagacacagcaaaccttcttgccacagctcgcattgatgtgccatcctggatgagctgcactacctgagccacttgtgtgggttgtagactccgtctcatgctaccactagagtgaaagcaccgccagcattcaaaagtgaccaaaacatcagccaggaagcataggaactgagaagtggtctgtggtcaccacctgcaaaaccagtcctttattgggggtgtcttgctaattgcctataatttccacctgttgtctattccatttgcacaacagcatgtgaaatgtattgtgaatcagtgttgcttcctaagtggacagtttgatttcacagaagtgtgattgacttggagttacattgtgttgtttaagtgttccctttatttttttgagcagtgtataataataTGTTTATCATTAAGTTAACGCAACATTAATGCTAAACACAAAATCATTAATGCAAAATAAAACCAATTCTACAACCCTTTGAAATATCTCATACCTCATCCCTTTCGATTGCAGCAGCATCATCTTCTATCATCTGGTGTAGTTCTTGTGTACGCTGGTGATGGCGCTGTTGTCCTTTAAGACTCAGCTTCTGTCTCAGCTTTTCTCGTCCCTTTGACACCTTCTTACACGAAAGCTCGCACTCCCTTTCGATTTCTTGCTGgattctcctttccctctccagTTGCTCCTggcgcctcctctcctcctgctgtcGTCTTCGTTGCTCCTCCTGTCTTCGCCGCTCCATCTCCTCCTGCTGCTGACGGATACGGTCTTCCTCTTGCTTCCCTGATGGATGAATACAAATCACAcaatattccctatgtagtgcacaacttttggccagagcccatGTTTACAAATAAAGTGCCATTTCAGACGTAGTAGCCAACAGCCAATGTTGTTCCAACAAAATACTAGTCAATAAGAAAAATAGCAGCCCTGAGCCAATACTGCTATTTCATGAACATATGAACCAATACTATATTATTTATATACTGTAAGGAATAACCTTTACATTAATTGGCTCAGTTGCAAATACTAGTTGCTGATAAATGATGTATTTAGGATATATGGTTTATTTCCAAACTGAACATTTTGAACAAGATAATGTAGCTCAGCAGATTTGTACGAATTTGATGGACTTACCATAGTTTGGACATGTTGGACTATTAGACTCTGCATCGCACAGTAGTTGAATAAGTGAACGGCCACTGGTTTCTATAATAGTGAATGTTTGACTCCCGTCCTGCTTGTGACTGTTGAATTCATATGAGAAGGAGTTATAACTGTGATTGTCATATCTTAACTTTAGGTAGCAATGGATCCACCTAGAGTTGAGTTTTTCTTTTACACTACCCCAGCCATGCAACGTGCCACTGCCACCTCCCTGGAAAACAGAAAAATAATACCAGATCTAATTTTCAATCTCGAAATGTGTTAAGATGAATCTTCAGCGATCCAATTTATTGCTCATTATTACACTTGTTTTAATTTTGTCACAGGGACAATATCGTAAAGCACTTTTACTACCAACAGCCCCTTTCAGGTAGTCCACAGTACTTAAAGGTAGGCTACACTCAGTAAAATGTAATTATCTTACACAATGGGCCGACTTTATTCATTTACCAACATCAACAGAATTCAACTCTATCAACACTGCCATTATTAGTTCAGCTCTTCATAATGTTTGCCTTCCTTAGTGGCATGCCAGCATTGGGAAGAGCCAATAATCTAGGTTTATAAATATCATGATCAGGTATTTCACAGAGCACCTTACACTCAGCAAAATTACATTATTACCATTATCAATTACCTTGGCATATTTAAATTCTGTTGATTTTGTTCTCTGTAAGAAAGTGTCCCTATTAGCAGCAGAAGTGTCACAACATTACACTACGTTTATAACTATCATGATTTTACATTGACTCAGATACTTACGTCGCCAACAAGTTCGTAGTGCCAAGTGTAAGGTGTTTGGTTCCGTACAGACACCGAGGCCCCCATTATTCAGAATCTGTTGGGGAAAAACAGCCTTACACCAGTCTTACGCCGTATAATTTTAAATGTAATGTGTTCATTTATCTACTGGACCTTTTCTCAAGTTATCATACTAGCATAGAATATGAGGTAACACTTTAAACTACACTTTAAAATACACTAAATGCTTATAATATGTAATCCTTACAAATATGTACATATTCTGTAAACGTATTACTATTCCTACTTATTATTTGTTTATTCATTCTTAATTTCTTATTAATAAAAGTGTATTTATTAAAGTTCTTAATTTACAGTGTTTATCGATGGGATAATTTTGAACTTGCAAAGTACAACAATTCTCTAATGGGAAACATGAACTATCTAAAGTTGTGTAGCTCACCGCAGTCTCCAGAAGCATAATTTCTGGGGCATAAACATGCAGGTCAAGCATAAAGTAGCAATAAATGTTTTCTTGTCAATTCTGTTTTTAGAGAAGTATGATGTATAatattgatatacagtatatctaataGCATGACATTTAATATTGTTAATCATTGTTAGCATTTTAACAAACAtgacatgtatgtgtatatataggcCTACTTGATAACTTGCGGTGAAGTCAGCATTAGTGGGACATCATGTGTAGTGGGACATTTGTGTTTGAGAGTGCTATGGTTATTTTGCGAACCAATCACAACAAATGTTATTGGGTTGTTGCTGCATGTGTTCTGTGCATGAAAAAATGGTTTTGGTTAGTGTGACATCACTttagtgcagggttcttcaattccggtcccggagggccgaaacacttctgttttttatttctacctggtagttaattgcactcacctggtgtcccaggtctgaattagcccctgattagaaggagaggatgaaaaacagaggtgtttcggccctccaggaccggaattgaagaaccctgctttagTGTATGTGGTCAGGTTTCTTAGATCGGGTGACCCGTTGAAAATCATTTTTAAAAACGCCATACTATGATACCTTGCGCTAGAATGATAAGACAGCCATTCTGTCAGTTATAATTTAACAATCTAGCTTTTGGTGTTAAAATGAATAGTTATTGATAGTGCTTTGAAATATAATAACCATTCATGTAAACAGCTTATATATTTTATGAAAATTAGAGTTATATTACTGTCCCACTTCCCCTGAATGGTGTTTGAATAGTGAGACAgggaccttttttttttttttgcgatAAAAATGCACAAAATAAACCTTTGATCAATTTATATGTAATTTCCTTCATTAGATATTATAAAGTACATTGGAATATGTTGTTGTAGTTGTTCATAACATCTCAAAATCGAGTCTAGAAGCTATATAGGCCTAGCACATAAACCGCATAGGATGACAGTGGAAGGAATCAAAGGGAATTAACAAGGGGAGCGAAGGAAAGAAAGGAAGGAAAATTTAAAAATTGACATTCACTTTAATTATTCGATATTATGcaaaactgattatggcagtaggcagattatgcaatagtcatgtaggcctaaacaccttactctgtttatcttaatcAGTGTAATGGTCAAAATCAAGTAAGcataaaacacctggttttctgagtaatttctttcgaattattaggacatgtaaactagtgatgcgcgggttgactcataacccgtgGTTGGATTTAGGTTACTTAAATATTGTGTGGTTTGAAGCGCGGGTGGATGGCGGGCGGGTTttgaataaagacaaaacaatagGCTATcttaaaaatccataaatgtataattgttgtgcaatttatatctaggCTATCTATAGGTTGCATTTAGGTTTTTCTTATTAATTATTTTTGTCTCTCTGGCATTAGTGCTTAAGCCTAAACTTTAAGGTCTAACTACGCGCGCCAAGTAGCCTACAACCCAATCCCCAAATActtttgggaacgggcagaaaaagtATCCACCAAGGCAAAAATAACAATGTCGGAGTTGAATTCAATAAGagctgcgaaatggagagttgaaaataaagagagaaGGCAGGGCCCCCAAAcaagtaatgtttgggaaagtgGTTAAAGAGGATGATATGTGTAAttattgtgaggcgctatacaaatcgAAAGTCAGGGACTTCaggtaggcctatggcatgtcaagggaactgtagcctactgttcagatgggttaaatggaaactgaaatctggacactgactgtgggtctataacctctcacatatcCTTAATATGAGCTGCAGAATttagcatttcttgcagtaaaattatacaccaaaataaatgggaacaggagtggagaagtATGATTtctttatttcagcatcttgagagaatgcaaatgCGCATGTTGGGAGAAAGGGAATGCACAGTAAGATACCGCctgtcaacctggtctcagagcatttcatattattctgtttgTAAATCCGAGAATCTCCATttagtatgtattaatttgtgaatgtccatcacccattgcatatgatatgttacgaattacaattaatattatatgttacgaatttgaaaaAAGGAAGGCtacaatatgttaagaatttgaaaaatgtacaatatgttacgaatttgctcaAATGTATcttatgttacgaattctagctaggtggctaggtggcgaACAGTAGCTAGCTGGGTAACATTAGctcaggagttagggttagggttaagtttaggagttaggttgaagggttaaggttagcggaAAGGTTAGctaagagggttagggttagctaacatactAAGTAGCTGCAAAGTTGCTAAAAAGTAGTAAGGAGGATAGTTGAAAATATGCAAatttgctaaaatgctaaagttgacCGTGATGAAAttcgaactcacaacctttgggttgcaagacaactttcgtttttgccttaagcaaccatctgtcttatgtaaacaTTCCAAACATAACAATTTCAGTGTCTATATTACGTATAGTCTGTGAGACCAGGCTGCCTGTAGAGGTGCTACCTTTATCAGCTTCGTAAAAGCTGATACTATTTCAACCACATATAATATGCCTCCAAGCCGAAATCTTATCAGAGCCATGTAGGGTGGTTTTCACAGCTTTCtgtttccttacaaccggtcaaactgatgtcatttggacattttttggggggggggagttACTGCATTTTCTCCCAGGTCCTTAAACGTCATTTGCTCCGCGAAAGAAGCAGCGATGATAGAGAACTTTACCTA is part of the Coregonus clupeaformis isolate EN_2021a unplaced genomic scaffold, ASM2061545v1 scaf2459, whole genome shotgun sequence genome and harbors:
- the LOC121583541 gene encoding mitogen-activated protein kinase kinase kinase kinase 4-like; protein product: MGASVSVRNQTPYTWHYELVGDGGGSGTLHGWGSVKEKLNSRWIHCYLKLRYDNHSYNSFSYEFNSHKQDGSQTFTIIETSGRSLIQLLCDAESNSPTCPNYGKQEEDRIRQQQEEMERRRQEEQRRRQQEERRRQEQLERERRIQQEIERECELSCKKVSKGREKLRQKLSLKGQQRHHQRTQELHQMIEDDAAAIERDEPGHLKNKFEELLKKYKITEDKSMQEDKLENRMKNLQNELSLQYFGEPQLSIWCQLTIDRAISQGEQSLTERFSILTAVAELTLTNDSDTDSREVQLPDWDQKYDFLIRLLEQLYSTNPTVVQQLVLSILDMFTEVSEKNKGLLSQILFNMIWTPSEILLFLRGCFQA